CGCTCGCCGACGCCAGCTTCGACTCGCTCGAGCGATGGGGCCCGTACAACGACCCGAGTCTGTGACGGCGGGCCGGTCGTCAGGCGGGTGGTGGCTGCTGGGTGCCCTTCAGCAGGTCGTACGGGTCGGTCTCGAGAGCTGCCGCCAGGAGGTAGAGGTTGTCCAGCGTCAGGTTCCGGGTGCCGCGTTCGACGCCGCCGGAGAACTTGCCGCGGTAGCCCATGCGGGCGTCCAGCTGTCGCTGCGTCAGTCCGAGCGCCGTGCGTCGGGCGCGCGCCGTCTCGCCGAAGGCCATGAGGAACGCGGCCTTGCGGGTCTTGACGTCGTCGTGTGCGGGCATCCCCTCACCGTCGAGGCATGATGATCGTTTCGTCGACAGACTATGGAGAGCACCCGCCGGCATCAGAGCAGATCGCGGGCGGTGACTCCCAGGGCGCGGGCGAGCCGATGGATGTTCAGCAGCGCCACGTTGCGTTCGCCGCGCTCGATCGAGCCGACGTAGGTGCGATGGAGGTTGGCGCGGTCGGCGAGGTCCTCCTGACTGAGGCCCAGCTCACGGCGGAGCTCCCGGACGCGAGTGCCGAACGCGCTGAGGGCGCGGCGCTCGTCGTCGGGAGGCTGGGGCACCCGTCTACGCTGCGGGTCGCCCCCTCCAAGATCTACAGACTATGAGTAGCATGCCCGGGTTGGGCAACTCTGCGTGAGGGTGCTATTCGGGCACAGTGGGCAGAACGGGTGGCGGGTGATCAGGCAGCAGATCGCTGGCCGAGCGCCCCAACGCCCCTGCTAGGAGGTGCACGACGAAGATCGACGGGGTCCGCTCGGCGCGCTCGAGCATCCCGACGTACGAGCGATCCAGCCCGGCGGCGATGGCCAGGGCCTCCTGGCTCAGCTCAGGCTCGGCGGCGTCGCGCAGCTCTTGCAGCCGGGCGCCGAACGCCTCGCGCAGGCCGCGGGCGTACTCCTCGGTCGTGGACACTCGTCCACGGTCGGGGGCGTGGGAACTATGGGTCGACAGACTATGGATGGCATTCTGAGGCTGTCGGTGGTGGGTGGCAGGGTGGACTCATGATCACGCGTGCGCAGGTGCTCGCCTATCGAGCCGCGGCCGGCGGGCTGTCGGGCCCGGGGTCGGTGCTGCTCACGGGCGTGCAGGACCATCCGGTGGGTGCCTCGGCGCGGCTGGCGCTGGCCCTGCGCGGGGCGTCTGCGGCCGCGCCGGATCGGGGCGTACTGGTGCATTCGGTGCGAGCTGCCATGCATGTGCACCGATCGGACGACCTCGGCCTGCTGGCCGCCGCGCTGCGCGTCGACGACGGGGCGGAGCTGGCGAAGCAGGCCATCGGCCCGTTCGGCGCCGCCCTCGGTGCCGGCTTCGGCGCCGCCGTCGACGACGTCGCCGCCGTCATGCGCCACGTCATGGCCGACGGCGTGGCGCGCACCAAGGGCGAGCTGTCCGGCGCCGTCTCACCCCGGGTCGACCGGCGGCTGGCGCCGTGGTGTCAGGGCTGCGGGGTGCATCACGTGCAGGACGCGCTGTTCCGCTACGCCACGCTGCAGGCCGCCCTCGTCATCGACGTCGAGTCGCCGAAGGTGTTCCGGTTCCGAGTGCTGTCCGCCGAGCCGGGCGACGCGTGGGCCGGGGCGCCGGCGCGGGCCGAGCTCGTCCGCCGGTTCGTCCACGCGGCCGGGCCGGTGCGTCCGGCTCACCTCGCCGCCTGGCTGGCGCTCGCGCCGGCGGCGGCGAAACGGTGGTGGTCGCTGGCCGAGCCCGACCTCGCCGACGTCGAGGTCGATGGCCGGCGTGGTTGGGTGCTCGCGGCGGACGTGCCGGTGCTCGAGGCTCCGCCGGAGCCCGGCGAGCTGCGGCTGCTCGGTCCCTACGATCCGCTCACCGAACTGGCCGACCGCGACTTCCTGCTGCCCGACCCCGCCGCCCGCCGGCAGGTCTGGGCGGCGACGGCGAACCCCGGCATCGTTCTGCGGGACGGCGAGATCGCCGGCACCTGGCGGCGCCGCACCGCCCGCGGCCGCCTCACCCTCACGGTGTCGCCGTTCGACGCGTTGCCGCCTGGTTGGGCCGACCGGCCTGGCGTCGCTGCCGACGCCGACGTCATCGGACGGTACTTCGAGGCCGAGGAGGTGCTCATCGACACTGCGAACTGAATATCGAGCCTCCGCGGCGTGGGCGGCGGATGCGAGCTCGGTGGGGACGTCCGAGGGTTCCGGCGCCGGTGGCGGATGGGCACCGGACGGGGCTGTTGCTGGGCGGACGGAGTGGCCTCTGCGGCTGGGTGGGGTCCGCTGGAACCCGCCGATGCCCGCCGGGGCGGCCGAAGAGCCTTCGGGCCGTGCCGGACCCACGAGGACGGGCCAGGCCCCCGGAACCCGGCAACGCCGGCCGGGCGGCGGGGGCGGCCGAGAGGCCGCCGGGCCGTGCCGGACCCACCAAGACGGCCGGGGCCCCGCCGGAACCCGCCCACGCCGCCCGGGCGGCCGAAGAGCCCCCGGGCCGTGCCGGACCCACCAGGACGGGCCGGGGCTCCGCCGGAACCCGCCCACGCCGACCGGGCGGCCGAAGGGCCTCGGGCCGTGGCGGAACACGTCCACGTCCGCCGGGCAGGCCGGACCGTGCCGGCCAGGACTGCCGGGGCGCGCCGGGGCGTGCCGGGAGTCAGCAGGCCAGGTCGGCCGGTCGACGCCCGCATGGAGTGCGCCGGAATCTGGCGGCGCGAGCCAGGGCCGCCGGCCGCGGCGATCGAGGCGGCCGGGGTCCATCGGGAAGCGCTCAGACTCGTCGAGGCTAGCCCGGTCCGGTCGGGAAACGCCGAAGCTCGTCGGGACGCACCAGGCCCGCGCCGGCCTGGATCGGTCGGGGCGCGCCGGGACACGCCGGGACACGCCAGGACACGCCGGGGGGAGAGGCGCGGGGAACGTGGCGGCGGGAAGGATCGTCGTGCACAATGGAGCCGTCGCAGGTTCACCTGGGCGGAACGAGGTCGCAGGGGAAGGCGTCCCTCGAACCGCAGGAGGATCCGGTGACGACACGTGGCGTTCTGTACATCCACGCCGCTACGTCGGCCTTGTGCCCACACATTGAGTGGGCAGTGGCCGGCGCTCTTGGCGTGCGCGTGAAGCTGGACTGGAGCGTCCAGCCGGCCGCCCCTGGGATGTACCGTGCCGAGCTGTCCTGGCAGGGTGCATCGGGCACCGGCGCCAAGATCGCGTCTGCGCTGCGCGGGTGGATGCACCTGCGCTTCGAGGTGACCGAGGAGCCCAGTCCGGGCTGCGAGGGCGCCCGCTACTCCTACACCCCGGAGCTCGGCGTCTTCCACGCGGTGACCGGCGTCCACGGCGACATCATGATCCCCGAGGACCGCATCAAGGCCGCCGTCGTGAAGGCGGCCATGGGCGAGGTCGACCTCGAGGAGGAGCTGCGCCGGCTGCTCGGCGCGCCCTGGGACGAGGAGCTCGAACCGTTCCGGTACGCGGGCGACGGGGCGCCGGTGCGGTGGCTGCACCAGGTCGTCTGAGCAGGCCAGCGGGCGGGGCGAAATTGATCCCCGGCAGGGCCTTCACAAGACGCCGTCTCCTCGGTATGGTCACGGTCAAGTAACACACCTCAAGACGTGGCCGCTCCGGCATCGGTGGTTGTCCCCGGCCCGGTGACCGGGAAATACAGCGGCCTCACCACGTAGTAGCGCCCCGGACCGAACGCGGTCCGGGGCGCTCCGTCGTGCGGGGTGCAACCACGCGAACTCCCGCCCCGCCAGACGGCCCTGGCGAGGCGGGAGGGTTGGGGTGATCAGAGGGGAATGTTGCCGTGCGCGCCGCGCCGCTCGGGTGCGTCGGCGATGGCGCGGGCGAGCGCGGAGCGGGTCTGCTCGGGCGTGACGATCTCGTCGATGACCCCGAGCTCCTGGGCGCGGTCGAGGCCGCCGGCGATGCGGGCGTGCTCCTCGGCCAGCTCCGCCTCGACCCGCGGCCGCACCTCGGGCTCGACCTCGGCCAGCTTGCGCCGGTGCAGGACGCGGACGGCGGCGACGGCGCCCATGACGGCGACCTCGGCGGTCGGCCAGGCGAAGACGCGCGTGGCGCCGAGGGCACGTGAGTTCATCGCGATGTACGCGCCGCCGTAGACCTTGCGGGTCACCAGCGTCACCCGCGGCACGGTCGCCTCGGCGAACGCGTGCAGCAGCTTCGCGCCCCGCCGGACGACGCCGTCCCACTCCTGGCCGACGCCGGGGAGGTAGCCGGGGACGTCGACGATCACGAGGAGGGGCACGCCGAAGGCGTCGCACATGCGGACGAACCGGGCGGCCTTCTCGGCGGACGTGGAGTCGAGGCAGCCGCCGAGGCGCAGCGGGTTGTTCGCGATGACGCCGACGGTGCGGCCGCCGAAGCGGCCCAGGGTGGTGGTGATGTTCGGCGCCCACCGCGGGTGCAGCTCGATGCCGGTGTCGTCGTCGAGGACGTCGGCGACGATCGGGTGGACGTCGTAGGCGCGCTTCGCCGACTCAGGGAAGTGCACGCCGAGGTCGCGGTCGGCGACGGAGGAAACCTCCAGCGACCCCTGTGCGCCGAGCAGCGCGGCGAGGTCACGCGCGCGGTCCAGCGCCTCGCGCTCGGTGCTGGTGACGACGTGGACGACGCCGGAGCGGCGGCCGTGCGGCTCGGGCCCGCCGAGGCGCAGCATGTCGACGTCCTCGCCGGTGACCGAGCGGACCACCTCGGGGCCGGTCACGAAGACCCGGCCCTCGGGCCCCATGATGACGACGTCGGTGAGCGCCGGCCCGTACGCGCCGCCGCCGGCGGCGGGACCGAGCACGACGGACAGCTGGGGTACGACCCCCGACGCGCGGGTCATGACGGCGAAGATCTGCCCGACGGCGTGCAGGGAGAGCACGCCCTCGGGCAGCCGGGCGCCGCCGGAGTGCCACAGCCCGATGATCGGGACGCCGTCGGCCAATGCCCGCTCGTACGCGTCGACGACGACCCGGCAGCCGTCGGCGCCCATCGCGCCGCCCATGACCGTGGCGTCGGAGCAGAACGCGACGACCGGGGCGCCGTGCACCGTGCCGACGGCGGCGAGCATGCCGCTGAGGTCGTCGGCGCTGATCAGCTCCAGCGAACCCTCGTCGAACAGCGCCCCGAGCCGGTGCTTCGGGTGCCGCGGGTCCTCGTCCCGCGGCGGCTTGGCCGTCGCGGCGGCGGAGCTGGACGATGCCGAACGATCCGCCAGAGCCGTCATCAGGTCCTCCTGAAGGCCAGGACGACGTTGTGCCCGCCGAACCCGAACGAGTCGTTCAGCGCGGCCAGCGGACCGTCGTCGAGCTTTCGCGGGGTGGTGCGGACGATGTCGAGGTTGATGTCGTCGTCGACGTCGTCGACGTTCGCCGTGGGCGGCACCAGGCCGTGGTGCAGCGTGAGCACCGTGGCCAGCGACTCGACGGCGCCGGCGCCGCCGAGCAGGTGCCCGATCATCGACTTCGGCGCGGTGACCGGGATCGACGACGTGCGGTCGCCGAAGACGGCGTTCAGCGCCACCGACTCGGCGGCGTCGCCGGTCGGGGTGGACGTGGCGTGGCAGTTCACGTGCGCGATGTCGTCGGGCGACAGGCCGGAGTCGGTCAGCGCCTTGCGGATGGCCGTGATGACGCCGCGGCCGGTCGGCTCGGGCTGGGCGATGTGGTGGGCATCGGCGCTCATGCCGGAGCCGGCGATCTCGGCGTAGACGCGGGCGCCGCGGGCCGCGGCGTGCTCGGCCGACTCCAGCACCATCAGCGCGCCGCCCTCGCCGAGGACGAAGCCGTCGCGGTTCTTGTCGAACGGGCGGCTGACGGCCGTGGGGTCGTCGCTGCGCTTGGACAGCGCCATCATGTTCGCGAACGCGGCGATGGGCAGCGGCGAGATGACCGCCTCGGTGCCGCCGGCGACCACGACGTCGGCCCGGCCCAGCCGGATCATGTCGACGGCGTAAGCGAGCGCCTCGGCGCCGGACGAGCACGCGCTGACGGGCGTGTGCGCGCCGGCCTGCGCCTGCAGCTCGATGCTGACGTTCGCGGACGGGCTGTTCGGCATCAGCATGGGGATGGCCAGCGGCGACACCCGGCGCGGGCCGGACGCGAGCAGCTGGTCGTAGTTGGACAGCAGCGTCGTGAGCCCGCCGATGCCGGAGGCGCAGACGACGCCGACGCGGTCGGGGTCGAGTCCCGCCTCGCTGGCCTTGCCGGAGAATCCGGCGTCGGCCCACGCCTGGCGGGCGCAGATGATGGCGAACTGGGCCGAGCGGTCCAGCCGCCGGGCCTCGACGCGGGGGAGGACCTCGGAGGGGTCGACGGCGACCGGCGCACCGATCTGCACCGGCAGGTCGGCGACCCACTCCTGGGTCAGCTTGCGTACGCCGGATCGACCGGCGAGCAGGGACTCCCAGGTCGACGCTACGTCGCCCCCGACGGGCGTGGTGGCGCCGAGCCCGGTGACGACGACTCGTGCCTGGGATTGCGACATCTGCTTACGACCCTGCCTTCTCGATGAACGTGACGGCGTCGCCGACGGTGGCCAGGTTCTTGACCTCTTCGTCGGGGATCTTCACGTTGAACTTCTCTTCGGCCGCGACGACCACCTCGACCATCGACAGCGAGTCGATGTCGAGGTCGTCGGTGAAGGACTTCTCGAGCTGCACGTCCTCGGCGGGAACGCCGGTGATCTCGTTGACGATCTCGGCAAGACCCTCGCGGATCTCCTCGGTGGTGGCCATGTCTGTCGTTCTCCTCGTTGGTGTGGGTGATGCCTCGTGACCGATTCGTGGTCGGTGACGATGGTAGGTGCCCGCACGCCGTCGGGCGGGCACGCGGCGTGACGTCAGGGGATACGGATCACCTGACCGGCGTAAACCAGCCCCGCGCCGAAGCCGATGATGAGGGCGACGTCGCCGCTCTGGGCCTCGCCGTTCTCGAGCATGCGCTCGATGGCCAGCGGGATCGAGGCCGCCGACGTGTTGCCCTGGGTGGCGATGTCGCGCGCGATGGCGACCTTCTCGGGCAGCTTGAGCTGGCGCGCCATCGCGTCGGTGATGCGCATGTTGGCCTGGTGCGGCACGAACACGTCGAGGTCGTCGACGGTGACGCCGGCGGCGTCGAGCGCCTCCTGGGCCACCTTCGCCATCTCGTACGACGCCCACCGGAACACCGGGTTGCCCTGCATGACCAGGTGCGGCATCTCCGGCCCGGTCTCGCTGAACAGGGCGTCGCGCCAGTTCTCCTTCTGCCTGATGTGGTCGAGGTGCTGGCCGTCGGAGCCCCACACGACGGGGCCGATGCCGGCCTCGGCTGCGCCGGCGGCCGGTCCGACGACCGCGGCTCCGGCGCCGTCGGCGAACAGGAACGCCGTGCCCCGGTCGGTGCGGTCGGTGAGGTCGGACAGCCGCTCGACGCCGATGACGACGACGTGGCCGGCGGTGCCGACGCGCACCATGTCGGACGCCAGCGACAGCCCGTAGCAGAACCCGGCGCACGCGGCGGAGACGTCGAACGCGGCGGCCCGGTTGGTGCCCAGCTCGTAGGCGATCTGGGCGGCGGCCGACGGGGTCTGGAAGAGGTGCGTGACGGTGGAGACGATGACGCAGTCGACCTGCTCGGGCTGGATGCCGGCGTCGGCCAGCGCCTTCCGGGCGGCGGCGAGGCTCATCGAGATGACGGTCTCGTCTTCACCGGCCCAGCGGCGGCTCTCGATGCCGGAGCGGGTGCGGATCCACTCGTCGGAGGAGTCGATCTGCTCGACGATCTCGGCGTTGGTGACGACCCGGGTGGGCCGGTAGCCGCCGATGCCGAGGATGCGCGACGCACGCGGCTGCCGCTCGGCCTGGATCGTGAGTGCGCTCATGTTCACGCCACCGCCTCGGGGTGCAGCCGGACCAGGGGCTGGCCGGGGGCGACCGGATCGCCGTCCTCGACCAGCCATTCGATGATGGTGCCGCCGTGCCCGGCCGTGACCTCGACGGCGTCGCGCAGCGAGCTGACGGTGCCGACGGTGTCGCCGGCGGCCAGGTGGTCGCCGGTCTTGGCGCCGGCGGCGGCGAACGTGCCCTTGACCGGCGCGACGACGAGGCGCCACGTCGGGTTGGTGGCCAGCGGGCTGGGCTGGCCGCCGTGCTGCTCGACGAACGCGCGGGCGGCGTCGAGCTGGTCGGGCGTCTTCAGCGCGAACGTCTCGACGCCGGGCAGCGCGCGCCTGGCCAGGCCGGTCAGCGTGCCGGCCGGCGGCATCTCCAGCACGCCGGTGACGCCGAGGTCGGCCATGGCCTGCATGCAGAGGTCCCAGCGGACCGGGTTGGACACCTGGTCGACCAGGCGGTCGAGCACCTGGCGGCCGTCGTGGACGACCTGGCCGTCGCGGTTGGACAGCAGCAGCGTGCGGGGGTCGTGGGTGCTGATCGACTGCGCGTAGTGCCGCAGCCGCTTCACCGCCGACGCCATGTGCGTGGTGTGGAACGCACCGGCGACCGACAGCGCGCGCAGCCGGGCGCCCTGCGGCGGGTCGCCGGCCAGCGCCTCGAGCTGGGCGGCGGTGCCGGCGGCGACGACCTGGCCGGCGCCGTTGACGTTGGCGGGGGTGAGGCCGTGCCGCTGCAGCGTCGCGAGGACGTCGTCGGGGTCGCCGCCGAGGACGGCCGTCATGCCGGTGGACTCCTTCGCGGCCGCCTCGGCCATGCCCCGCCCGCGCTCGCGGACGAACACCATGGCCTGCTCGGCGGTGATGACGCGGACGGCGGCGGCCGCGGTGATCTCGCCGACACTGTGCCCGGCCGCCGCGCCCACCGCCGCGAAGCCGTCGGCCGGGTGCGGGAACAGCGCGAGCGCCGCGACCAGACCCGACGCCACCAGCAGCGGCTGGGCGATGGCGGTGTCGCGGATGGTGTCGGCGTCGGCCTCGGTGCCGTAGTGGGCGAGGTCCAGCCCGGCGACGGCGGACAGCCAGTCGATACGGGCGGCGAACGACGGGTCCTCCAGCCACGGCGTGAGGAACCCGGGCGTCTGGGACCCCTGACCGGGGGCGACGATCACAAGCACCCCTTTAGCCTCGCGGCTACCCGGGCGTAGAAGGGGTCGGCCGCTGTCACAAGGTCGTCCCACTAAGTTTGGGGGTTTCCCACAACCCTCACTCGATGACCGGCGGATTCATCCGGCCGAGCGACAGCGCGAGGCGCAGCGTGTAGGAGTCGCGGGGGTCGGTGGGGGTCAGCCCGACGACGTCGGTGACCCGCCGCAGCCGGTACCGGACGGTGTTCGGGTGGACGAACAGCAGCCGCGCCGCGGCCTCGACGGATGCGCCGGTCTCGAGGTATGCGGCCAGGGTCTCGAGGATGACCGGGCCGGCCTCGGCGATGGGCACGTAGAGCTCGGCGACGAGGTCGTTCAGCGCGTCCTGGTCGCCGGCGAGGGCCCGCTCGGGCAGCAGCGCACCGGCCGAGACTGGACGGGGCGCGTCGGGCCATCCGGCCGCCGCCAGCAGCCCCGTCACGGCGGGCCGGGCCGACGTCGCCGCCGAGACGAGGTCGGGCACCAGCGGCCCGACGACCACCGGGCCGGGGCCGAAGTGCGTGACGATGGCCGTGGCCGCCTGCATCGGGTCCTCGACCCGGCCGAGCACCGCGACCAGGCGGTCGCCCTGCCCGCCGGTGAGCACGTCGTACCCGGCGTGACGGGCCGAGCGGCGGATCTCGTCGGCCGACGTGCCGTCGTCGGGCCGCGGCCGGCCGATGATGACGACGACGCCGCTGGCGGCGGTCCAGCCCAGCGCGGACGCCCGCGACCGCACGTCCTCGTCGACCTCGCCGCGCAGCAGCGAGTCGACGACCGTCGCCTCCAGCCGGGCGTCCCAAGAGCCGCGCGCCTCGGCGTAGCGGGCGTAGACGTGCGCGGCGGAGAACGCGACCTCGCGGGAGTACCGCAGCACGCCCTCGCGGACGTCGCGCACGTCGTCGGGTCCGACGACGTCCTCGACGTTGTCCTCGACGACCTCTATCGCGACCCGGACGACCTCGACGGTCTGCTGCAGGCTGATCGAGCGGATGAGGTCGCGCGGCGCGGTGCCGAACACGTCCGCCGTCGGGGTGGGACGCGACTCGTCGGCGTTGCGGTACCAGTCGACGAACGCGGCGATGCCGGCCTGGATCACCAGGCCCACCCAGGACCGCTGCTCCGCGGGCATCGCGCGGTACCAGCTGAGGGTGTCTTCCATGCGGGCGATCGCCGCCGTGGCGAGCCGTCCGGTCGCGCGCTCCAGGAGGTGCACGGAGCGCTCGTGCCGGCTGGTGCCGTGGGCGCCGGGCAGCTCGGCGTCGGAGGTGGACCGCATGCTCGGCAGCGTACGCGGCCGGGGCCACACGGCGGTGGACCAGGGCCGCTGCCGTTGTGGTGACCGCACAATCGTGGCCGTCCGGCGTCGGGACCGGATCCGGCCGGGCACTAGGCTGCGGGCCATGTCGACCCCCACATCGCCCGGCGAGGGCGCACCCACCGACGTTCTGGGCCGCGCGCTGCGGTTGGTGAGTTTCGCCATGCTGGGCGGCGTCGTGGCCATCGCGATGGTGGCGATCTTCACCGTCGGCGACGAGCCGGGCACGGGCATCGACGCGTTCGGCCAGATCGTGGTGAGCGTGGTCTTCCTGGCCGCCGCGTTCCTCATCCCGCACCGCGTCGTCCGGCCGTGGCCGATCGGCGCCGAGCCCGACGAGGTGAAGGCGTCCGGCCAGCTGCGCAGCGCGGCCTTCATCAGCCTGGTCTTCGCCGAGCTGCCGACGCTGATCGGTCTGGTCAACTCCTTCGCCCGCGGGGTGTGGCTGCCGGTCGCCATCGGCGCCCTGTTCAGCGTCGCCGGGCTGCTGCTGACGGCGCCGACGGCGGCCCGCATGCGGGAGTGGCTGGCCCGCATGGAGTCGGCGGGCGCGCGCACCGGGCTGTGAGCGCCGAGGTCCGGCGGGCCGGCGACCGGTTCGTCACACCCGGCGACGGCGTGGTGTCGCGGCACTCGTTCTCGTTCGGGCCGCACTACGACCCGGGCAACGTCGGCTTCGGCCTGCTCGTGGTGGCCAACGACGACGTCGCGCGGCCGCACGGCGGGTACCCGGTGCACCCGCACCGCGACGTCGAGATCGTCACGTGGGTGCTGTCGGGCGCGCTGGCGCACGAGGACACCGCGGGGCACGGCGGCTCGCTGCTGCCGGGCGTCGTGCAGCGGATGAGCGCCGGCCGCGGCGTCCGCCACTCCGAGCTGGCCACCGGCGCGGGCGCGCGGTTCGTGCAGATGTGGGTGCCGCCGGGCGCGCCGGGCGCCGACCCGTCGTACGGGCAGGCCGACGTGACGGCGGACCTCGCCGGCGGCGGGCTGGTGCCGGTGGTCAGCGGGCTGCGACGGCACGCCGGCGACGTCGCCGTCGGCCTCGGGCAGCCGGCCGCCGCCCTGCACGTCGCGCGGCTACGCCCCGGCGACGCGGTGACGCTGCCGTCGGCGCCGTTCGTGCACGTCTACGTCACCCGCGGCGCCGCCGACGTCGAGACCGCGGGGCGCCTGGACGAGGGCGACGCCGTCCGGTTCACCGACGAGGGCGGCCGGACGGTGACCGCCCGCGGCGCCGCCGAGCTGCTCGTCTGGGAGATGCACGCGTCCAACTGAAACCGTGATAGTTTCAGTTTCATGGCCGTCAGTACACGCACCGCGGTGGCGGCGCACGCCCTCACGTTCCTGGCCCGGTGGGACGGCGAGGGCTGGCAGCCGTCGGCGAAGATCGCCGACAGCCTGGAGAGCAACCCGGTCCTGGTCCGCCGGATCCTGGGCATGCTCCAGGCCAAGGGCCTGGTCGCCGCCGCCGAGGGCAGTGGCGGCGGCTGGCGGCTGTCCCGGCCGGCCGCGGAGATCACGCTGCTCGACGCCTACACCGCCGTCGAGGACGGCGCCGCGGTGCTGCCGACCCACGCGCATCCGCCCAGCCGGAGCTGCGCGATCGGGCGCCACATGCAGGCGCTGCTGGAGGAGGAGTTCGCGGCCGCGCAGCGTGCGATGGAGGACCGCCTGGCCCGGACGACGATCGCCGACCTGCACCGCCAGATCATGCGCCGCGACGCCGTCAGCGCCTGAACCCCCGGCGGCCCCGCCGCGGCTTTCGCCTGCCCATAACTGTAATCGTCATGATGACAGTTGAGAGGAGTGCTCGTGACCACACCCACGCACCCGGCGGGCGGTGACGTGTCGCCGGCCCGCCTGCTGCTCGTGCTCGTCCCGGCGATGCTGCTGATCCCCGTCGCCGCCGACATGGTCTCGCTGGTCCTGCCGCGCATCGGCGACGAGTTCGGTGCGTCGACGCCGCAGACGGCCTGGGTGGTGACCGGGTTCCTGCTCGCCTGCGCCGTCGGCATCCCGATCTACGGCCGGATGGCCGACCGGTTCGGCCTGCGCCGGCTGTTCGTCGTCGCGCTGGCCGTGTTCGGCGCCGGGAACCTCATCAGCGCGGTGGCGACCGGCCTGGTCGCGATCGTGGCCGGGGCGGGTCGTCGCAGGCGCCGGCGGGGCCGCGCTCCCGGTGCTGGTGATCGTGGCCGCCACCCGGCTGCTGCCGCCGGACCGGGCCGCGATGGGCGTGGGCATCATCGGCGGGGCGGCCGGCCTGGGCACGGCGCTGGGCCCGGCCATCGGCGGCGGCATCGGCCAGTCCTGGGGCTGGCGCGCGCTGTTCTGGTTGCTCGCGGCCGCGTCGATCGCGCTGATCCCGGCGGTCCGCCGCGTCGTCGCCGACACGCGGCCCGGCGACACCAGCCGCCTCGACGTGCCGGGCGGCATGCTGCTCGGCGCCGGGGCCGGCCTGCTGCTGTTCGGCACCACCCGGGCCGACGGCGCCGACGGGTTCGCCGCGCCCTCGTCCTGGGGAGCACTGCTGGCCGGTGCGCTGCTGGCGGCGCTGTTCGTCTGGCGGACCCGCACCGCGGCCGAGCC
This Jiangella alba DNA region includes the following protein-coding sequences:
- a CDS encoding helix-turn-helix domain-containing protein; the protein is MSTTEEYARGLREAFGARLQELRDAAEPELSQEALAIAAGLDRSYVGMLERAERTPSIFVVHLLAGALGRSASDLLPDHPPPVLPTVPE
- a CDS encoding DUF3145 domain-containing protein; amino-acid sequence: MTTRGVLYIHAATSALCPHIEWAVAGALGVRVKLDWSVQPAAPGMYRAELSWQGASGTGAKIASALRGWMHLRFEVTEEPSPGCEGARYSYTPELGVFHAVTGVHGDIMIPEDRIKAAVVKAAMGEVDLEEELRRLLGAPWDEELEPFRYAGDGAPVRWLHQVV
- a CDS encoding acyl-CoA carboxylase subunit beta, which gives rise to MTALADRSASSSSAAATAKPPRDEDPRHPKHRLGALFDEGSLELISADDLSGMLAAVGTVHGAPVVAFCSDATVMGGAMGADGCRVVVDAYERALADGVPIIGLWHSGGARLPEGVLSLHAVGQIFAVMTRASGVVPQLSVVLGPAAGGGAYGPALTDVVIMGPEGRVFVTGPEVVRSVTGEDVDMLRLGGPEPHGRRSGVVHVVTSTEREALDRARDLAALLGAQGSLEVSSVADRDLGVHFPESAKRAYDVHPIVADVLDDDTGIELHPRWAPNITTTLGRFGGRTVGVIANNPLRLGGCLDSTSAEKAARFVRMCDAFGVPLLVIVDVPGYLPGVGQEWDGVVRRGAKLLHAFAEATVPRVTLVTRKVYGGAYIAMNSRALGATRVFAWPTAEVAVMGAVAAVRVLHRRKLAEVEPEVRPRVEAELAEEHARIAGGLDRAQELGVIDEIVTPEQTRSALARAIADAPERRGAHGNIPL
- a CDS encoding helix-turn-helix transcriptional regulator, which codes for MPQPPDDERRALSAFGTRVRELRRELGLSQEDLADRANLHRTYVGSIERGERNVALLNIHRLARALGVTARDLL
- a CDS encoding acyl carrier protein; translation: MATTEEIREGLAEIVNEITGVPAEDVQLEKSFTDDLDIDSLSMVEVVVAAEEKFNVKIPDEEVKNLATVGDAVTFIEKAGS
- the fabF gene encoding beta-ketoacyl-ACP synthase II; its protein translation is MSQSQARVVVTGLGATTPVGGDVASTWESLLAGRSGVRKLTQEWVADLPVQIGAPVAVDPSEVLPRVEARRLDRSAQFAIICARQAWADAGFSGKASEAGLDPDRVGVVCASGIGGLTTLLSNYDQLLASGPRRVSPLAIPMLMPNSPSANVSIELQAQAGAHTPVSACSSGAEALAYAVDMIRLGRADVVVAGGTEAVISPLPIAAFANMMALSKRSDDPTAVSRPFDKNRDGFVLGEGGALMVLESAEHAAARGARVYAEIAGSGMSADAHHIAQPEPTGRGVITAIRKALTDSGLSPDDIAHVNCHATSTPTGDAAESVALNAVFGDRTSSIPVTAPKSMIGHLLGGAGAVESLATVLTLHHGLVPPTANVDDVDDDINLDIVRTTPRKLDDGPLAALNDSFGFGGHNVVLAFRRT
- a CDS encoding helix-turn-helix domain-containing protein — encoded protein: MPAHDDVKTRKAAFLMAFGETARARRTALGLTQRQLDARMGYRGKFSGGVERGTRNLTLDNLYLLAAALETDPYDLLKGTQQPPPA
- a CDS encoding DNA glycosylase AlkZ-like family protein, encoding MITRAQVLAYRAAAGGLSGPGSVLLTGVQDHPVGASARLALALRGASAAAPDRGVLVHSVRAAMHVHRSDDLGLLAAALRVDDGAELAKQAIGPFGAALGAGFGAAVDDVAAVMRHVMADGVARTKGELSGAVSPRVDRRLAPWCQGCGVHHVQDALFRYATLQAALVIDVESPKVFRFRVLSAEPGDAWAGAPARAELVRRFVHAAGPVRPAHLAAWLALAPAAAKRWWSLAEPDLADVEVDGRRGWVLAADVPVLEAPPEPGELRLLGPYDPLTELADRDFLLPDPAARRQVWAATANPGIVLRDGEIAGTWRRRTARGRLTLTVSPFDALPPGWADRPGVAADADVIGRYFEAEEVLIDTAN
- a CDS encoding beta-ketoacyl-ACP synthase III produces the protein MSALTIQAERQPRASRILGIGGYRPTRVVTNAEIVEQIDSSDEWIRTRSGIESRRWAGEDETVISMSLAAARKALADAGIQPEQVDCVIVSTVTHLFQTPSAAAQIAYELGTNRAAAFDVSAACAGFCYGLSLASDMVRVGTAGHVVVIGVERLSDLTDRTDRGTAFLFADGAGAAVVGPAAGAAEAGIGPVVWGSDGQHLDHIRQKENWRDALFSETGPEMPHLVMQGNPVFRWASYEMAKVAQEALDAAGVTVDDLDVFVPHQANMRITDAMARQLKLPEKVAIARDIATQGNTSAASIPLAIERMLENGEAQSGDVALIIGFGAGLVYAGQVIRIP